The Procambarus clarkii isolate CNS0578487 chromosome 37, FALCON_Pclarkii_2.0, whole genome shotgun sequence genome window below encodes:
- the LOC138371876 gene encoding opioid growth factor receptor-like, giving the protein MALRPRKLQMALRPRRLQVAPETKKASGGPETKKASDGPETKKASGGPETKKASDGPETKKASGGPETKKASDGPETKKASGGPETKKASDGPETKKASGGPETKKASGGPETKKASDGPETKKASGGPETKKASDGPETKKASDGPETKKASGGPETKKASHLGP; this is encoded by the coding sequence ATGGCCCTGAGACCAAGAAAGCTTCAGATGGCCCTGAGACCAAGAAGGCTTCAGGTGGCCCCTGAGACCAAGAAGGCTTCAGGTGGCCCTGAGACCAAGAAGGCTTCAGATGGCCCTGAGACCAAGAAGGCTTCAGGTGGCCCTGAGACCAAGAAGGCTTCAGATGGCCCTGAGACCAAGAAGGCTTCAGGTGGCCCTGAGACCAAGAAGGCTTCAGATGGCCCTGAGACCAAGAAGGCTTCAGGTGGCCCTGAGACCAAGAAGGCTTCAGATGGCCCTGAGACCAAGAAGGCTTCAGGTGGCCCTGAGACCAAGAAGGCTTCAGGTGGCCCTGAGACCAAGAAGGCTTCAGATGGCCCTGAGACCAAGAAGGCTTCAGGTGGCCCTGAGACCAAGAAGGCTTCAGATGGCCCTGAGACCAAGAAGGCTTCAGATGGCCCTGAGACCAAGAAGGCTTCAGGTGGCCCTGAGACCAAGAAGGCTAGTCATCTAGGACCCTAG
- the LOC123765838 gene encoding skin secretory protein xP2 — translation MKFLILFGLVAVCAARPQTAPVEEAVAADPAPEAPLVAEVPVDAPVEVPAEVAADPVVNAVDPVVSVDPQFASFIFPGDEPAVVAAKKAHFDAVRLALGRPALVSVVAEEAANVVEPAAEAEVAAEVEAEAELKAAAEAEAGAELEAAAEAEAGAELEAAAEAEAGAELEAAAEAEAAAEIEAGVEAEAAAELEAAAEAEAAAEIEAGVEAEAAAELEAGAEAEAAAEIEAEAGAEAEAGAEAEAAEAEAAEAEATEVEAAEAEAAEAEAAEAEAGAEAEAEAGAA, via the exons ATGAAGTTCCTG ATTTTGTTCGGTTTGGTCGCGGTGTGCGCCGCCCGCCCACAAACCGCCCCGGTTGAGGAAGCAGTTGCTGCAGACCCCGCCCCTGAAGCGCCCCTCGTCGCTGAAGTCCCTGTCGATGCTCCAGTGGAAGTCCCTGCAGAAGTCGCCGCTGACCCCGTCGTCAATGCCGTCGACCCTGTCGTCAGCGTTGATCCCCAGTTCGCGTCCTTCATCTTCCCCGGAGACGAGCCAGCCGTGGTGGCCGCCAAGAAGGCTCACTTCGATGCTGTGAGGCTCGCCCTCGGCCGCCCAGCCCTTGTGTCCGTGGTGGCTGAGGAAGCTGCTAATGTTGTAGAACCCGCCGCTGAAGCTGAGGTAGCCGCTGAAGTTGAAGCCGAAGCTGAACTCAAAGCCGCAGCTGAAGCTGAAGCCGGTGCTGAACTCGAAGCCGCAGCTGAAGCTGAAGCCGGTGCTGAACTCGAAGCCGCAGCTGAAGCTGAAGCCGGTGCTGAACTCGAAGCCGCTGCTGAAGCTGAAGCCGCTGCTGAAATCGAAGCCGGTGTTGAAGCTGAAGCTGCTGCTGAACTCGAAGCCGCTGCTGAAGCTGAAGCCGCTGCGGAAATCGAAGCCGGTGTTGAAGCTGAAGCCGCTGCTGAACTCGAAGCCGGAGCTGAAGCTGAAGCCGCTGCGGAAATCGAAGCTGAAGCCGGAGCTGAAGCTGAAGCTGGCGCAGAGGCTGAAGCTGCCGAGGCTGAAGCTGCCGAGGCTGAAGCTACCGAGGTTGAAGCAGCAGAGGCTGaagctgcagaggctgaagctgcagaggctgaagcagGTGCTGAAGCTGAGGCTGAGGCTGGAGCTGCGTAA